In the genome of Mucilaginibacter defluvii, one region contains:
- a CDS encoding DUF6427 family protein, with product MVNIFRSYNPIVILWLAVLVFVLRIGYLVNTPDRLEFIFVESFSRLLVPVSYEYALSPFFNVLLATLLVFIQALLLNTMVNYFNLLNKPSYMPALMYITVSALFTPFLRLSAPLICNFLVIWLMYKLFSLYKGTEVKSTCYDLGLIVALGSLIYLPFSWIFLVVFIAIIIFRPFNWREWAAVIIGYATVFFFLAVVYFYNDRLNRFSSIWLPLGGKFPTSISINNYTYVLLVPVAVILVLSVYKLQQGFFKSYVHIRKSFQLLVAYFLVAGLAFYVKTEFQLNHFLLCAIPVAITFAYYFLHATSRWFYETLYLLLVAGIIYFQFNTF from the coding sequence ATGGTCAATATATTCAGATCGTACAACCCGATAGTGATACTATGGCTGGCCGTGCTTGTTTTTGTTTTACGTATAGGCTACCTGGTTAATACGCCCGACAGGTTGGAGTTTATATTTGTTGAGTCGTTTTCACGATTGTTGGTACCGGTATCCTACGAATACGCTTTGTCGCCCTTTTTCAACGTATTGCTGGCCACGCTGCTCGTATTTATCCAGGCTTTATTGCTCAACACCATGGTTAACTATTTTAACCTGCTCAACAAACCATCCTACATGCCGGCGCTCATGTACATCACGGTATCGGCGCTGTTTACGCCATTTTTAAGGCTGAGTGCGCCGTTGATCTGCAACTTTCTGGTAATATGGTTGATGTATAAGCTGTTCAGTTTATATAAGGGCACCGAGGTTAAGTCAACCTGTTACGATCTGGGCTTGATCGTCGCTTTAGGATCATTGATTTATCTGCCTTTCAGTTGGATATTTCTGGTAGTGTTTATCGCCATTATCATATTCAGGCCATTTAACTGGCGCGAGTGGGCGGCGGTAATCATTGGCTATGCAACGGTTTTCTTTTTTTTGGCCGTGGTATACTTTTACAACGACAGGCTGAACCGTTTCTCGAGTATCTGGCTGCCGCTTGGCGGTAAATTTCCTACAAGCATCAGCATTAATAATTATACCTACGTGCTACTGGTGCCGGTAGCGGTAATACTGGTGCTCTCGGTTTATAAATTGCAGCAGGGCTTTTTTAAAAGCTACGTACACATCCGCAAATCATTCCAGTTACTGGTAGCTTATTTTTTGGTGGCGGGCCTGGCATTCTATGTAAAAACGGAATTTCAGCTCAATCATTTTCTGCTTTGCGCTATACCCGTGGCCATCACCTTTGCCTATTATTTTTTACATGCAACAAGCCGCTGGTTTTACGAAACGCTGTATTTATTGTTGGTTGCAGGTATAATTTACTTCCAGTTTAACACTTTTTAA
- the lptC gene encoding LPS export ABC transporter periplasmic protein LptC, producing MAIICSSLFFVSCENDLKKIKELSQQDIKPQEITTNAEITYSDSAHVKAVVFAPVLINHKVDTPYYEMPKGVKIVFYDKELKVINTLTSNYALTKDDNNRFELYKNVVSKNAQGDVFKSEELIWNAKTQLITSSQPVQILFANGNISNGTNFESNQDFSHYTMNQTTGIWNVDQKAIE from the coding sequence TTGGCAATTATTTGCAGCAGCTTGTTTTTTGTCTCGTGCGAGAATGATCTGAAGAAGATCAAAGAATTATCGCAGCAGGATATTAAGCCTCAGGAAATAACCACCAATGCCGAAATTACCTATAGCGATTCGGCGCATGTAAAAGCCGTGGTATTTGCACCCGTGCTAATCAACCATAAAGTTGATACACCCTACTACGAGATGCCTAAGGGGGTGAAGATTGTATTTTACGATAAGGAGTTGAAAGTGATCAACACCCTTACTTCTAACTACGCATTAACTAAGGACGATAACAATCGTTTTGAGCTTTACAAAAACGTGGTATCAAAAAACGCGCAGGGCGACGTATTCAAATCGGAAGAATTGATTTGGAACGCCAAGACGCAACTCATCACATCAAGCCAGCCGGTGCAAATACTATTTGCAAATGGTAACATCTCCAACGGAACCAATTTTGAGAGTAACCAGGATTTTAGTCATTACACGATGAACCAGACAACCGGTATCTGGAATGTAGACCAAAAGGCAATAGAGTAA
- a CDS encoding type III pantothenate kinase, giving the protein MANLVIDIGNTLTKVAVFEQQQLLETSHYADADTALFDELLSKYNIGKAIISSVKKDTPYWLAVLSTRVTVVHFTATMARGITNHYLTPHTLGLDRVAAVNGAVNLFPQKNSLVIDGGTTITYDWVDAGGNYFGGSISPGLNTRYKALNHYTSGLPLVEADGAFEMAYGNSTQTAIQSGVQNGLKYELAGFIETYRQKDKQLNIILTGGDSDFFDTLLKNSIFAPQINIEPNLVLIGLNAALLQHND; this is encoded by the coding sequence ATGGCTAACCTGGTTATTGATATCGGGAATACGCTTACCAAGGTTGCAGTTTTTGAGCAGCAACAATTGCTCGAAACCAGCCACTATGCCGATGCCGATACCGCTTTGTTTGATGAGTTGTTAAGCAAATACAATATTGGTAAGGCCATCATATCATCTGTAAAAAAAGATACGCCTTACTGGCTTGCTGTATTAAGCACAAGGGTAACGGTAGTTCATTTTACGGCAACAATGGCCAGGGGTATTACCAATCATTACCTTACCCCGCACACTTTAGGGCTCGACAGGGTAGCCGCGGTTAACGGCGCGGTAAACTTATTCCCCCAAAAAAACAGCCTGGTTATTGATGGCGGCACCACCATTACCTATGATTGGGTTGATGCCGGCGGAAATTATTTTGGCGGCAGTATATCGCCGGGGCTAAATACCCGTTATAAGGCTTTAAACCATTATACATCAGGCTTGCCGCTGGTTGAGGCCGACGGCGCTTTTGAAATGGCTTATGGTAACAGCACGCAAACCGCCATACAGTCAGGCGTGCAAAATGGCTTAAAATATGAGCTTGCAGGTTTTATTGAAACCTACAGGCAGAAAGATAAACAACTGAATATTATACTAACCGGTGGCGATAGCGATTTTTTTGATACTCTGCTGAAAAATAGCATCTTTGCCCCCCAAATTAATATTGAACCCAATTTGGTTTTAATAGGATTGAATGCCGCATTACTACAACATAATGATTAA
- the purQ gene encoding phosphoribosylformylglycinamidine synthase subunit PurQ has product MKFGVVIFPGSNCDEDIIYVLNNILGQEVVRLWHKDHDLQGCDFIVLPGGFSFGDYLRSGAIARFSPIMQEVIQFAAKGGYVMGICNGFQILTESGLLEGALLHNKNRKFICRNTFVLPQTQNSLLTAQIDAQRVLKIPVAHGEGNYFADADTLKSINDNDQVLFRYCDEAGNITNDANPNGTLENIAGITNKNRNVFGFMPHPERAADAVLANEDGLAIFESILSMVKA; this is encoded by the coding sequence ATGAAATTTGGAGTTGTTATATTTCCCGGGTCTAATTGCGACGAAGACATTATCTACGTACTAAACAATATATTGGGCCAGGAGGTAGTGCGCCTTTGGCATAAAGACCACGACCTGCAGGGTTGCGATTTTATTGTGCTGCCGGGCGGTTTCTCATTCGGCGATTATTTGCGTTCAGGCGCTATTGCCCGTTTTTCGCCAATTATGCAGGAGGTGATACAGTTTGCTGCCAAAGGTGGTTATGTAATGGGCATATGCAACGGTTTCCAGATACTGACCGAATCAGGCTTGCTTGAGGGTGCTTTGCTGCATAACAAAAACCGTAAGTTTATTTGCCGCAATACCTTTGTGTTGCCACAAACCCAAAACTCATTACTAACCGCGCAGATAGATGCGCAGCGCGTGCTTAAAATTCCGGTGGCGCATGGCGAGGGTAATTATTTTGCCGATGCTGATACCCTGAAATCAATTAATGATAACGACCAGGTATTGTTCAGGTATTGTGACGAAGCCGGTAATATAACCAACGATGCCAACCCTAACGGTACGCTTGAAAACATCGCGGGTATTACCAATAAAAACCGCAACGTGTTTGGTTTTATGCCACACCCTGAGCGTGCGGCCGATGCTGTGTTAGCGAATGAAGATGGTTTGGCGATTTTTGAATCAATACTTTCAATGGTGAAGGCCTGA